A genomic window from Diospyros lotus cultivar Yz01 chromosome 2, ASM1463336v1, whole genome shotgun sequence includes:
- the LOC127794692 gene encoding protein FAR1-RELATED SEQUENCE 6-like: protein MENDNERNNNEHRRKLLEEIFGFEEDDSLIGEESEGEEQSDCAAADYINNNLEESNNVNAEEGPLPGMIFNSIESLMNAYQEHARVLGFAVAKRSAHKKSGESYKYVTICCDRGRKQQFEKSTKRINCPARVNAIRRDNGVWQVSKTKSEHNHALQPDMSILMPAHRNLTIKMKRQLEANDIASIRPCKNVRMIEVQAGGPQNLGCLPKDCRNFIESRRRLRLGDGDAEAIRKLFVRMQQKDGDFFHLMDVNDEGMLTNVLWVHPRAKAAYEEFHDVVSFDTTYLVNRYRMPFATIVGINHHGQSILLGCALVTHEDTRSFKWLFMNWLEAMGNIHPNAILTDQCESIKSAITDVMPNTIHRYCLWHILCKLPQKFRNVVEFNKAIIEFKALVYDSLTIEIFERNWNEFLMKHGLERNDWLKDLFNQRQSWAPVYLHHNFWGGMVSTQSSEGMHAFFDGYVHSMSTLKQFVEQYEIAMSTKIQKEFLADYDSKCKVIKCISEFDWEIQFQQAYTNSMFKLVQNEIRRLLYCHVIPPTEEEARAAATMVGIEKHKIMERCILNNWYHKEFSYTVEYRENGDYLSCNCNKFEFKGIPCCHIFKLMSFKDMKVINERYILRRWRKDVVRRHSKIFFAGGYPHMTDEFKKFKEVECYFQECTDMAFGSREKMEFIQRRLAALKNDLINWNDTMAANESITINTDQDGDQNLEIGGMPILDPNVIRGRGRPRSNRYKSSREVNQNRGRISTRGGRGARGGRRARGGRRARGSNDDEIEGQGSHMIDLNETVVETQGSQAI from the exons ATGGAGAATGATAATGAGAGAAATAATAATGAGCATAGACGTAAATTATTGGAAGAGATATTTGGTTTCGAAGAAGATGATAGTTTGATTGGCGAAGAATCAGAAGGTGAAGAACAATCTGATTGTGCGGCAGCTGATTATATTAACAACAATTTGGAAGAATCCAATAATGTCAATGCTGAAGAAGGACCTCTACCAGGTATGATATTTAACAGTATTGAGAGTCTGATGAATGCTTATCAAGAACATGCAAGAGTTTTAGGTTTCGCTGTTGCCAAGAGATCAGCTCATAAAAAAAGCGGTGAAAGTTACAAGTATGTTACAATTTGCTGTGACagaggaaggaaacaacaattTGAGAAGTCTACAAAGAGGATAAATTGTCCGGCAAGAGTAAATGCAATTAGGAGAGACAATGGAGTTTGGCaggtttcaaaaacaaaatcagaaCACAACCATGCATTGCAACCTGATATGTCTATTTTGATGCCTGCCCATAGGAATCTGACAATTAAAATGAAGAGACAACTGGAAGCCAATGATATTGCAAGCATAAGGCCGTGTAAGAATGTCAGAATGATAGAAGTTCAAGCTGGTGGGCCACAAAATTTAGGATGCTTGCCTAAAGACTGCAGAAATTTCATTGAGAGTCGGAGAAGGCTGAGACTAGGTGATGGAGATGCAGAGGCCATTCGGAAGTTGTTTGTAAGGATGCAACAAAAAGACGGGGACTTTTTTCATTTGATGGATGTCAACGACGAAGGCATGCTAACTAATGTGTTGTGGGTCCATCCTCGTGCAAAAGCCGCATATGAAGAATTTCATGATGTTGTCAGTTTTGACACAACATACCTTGTGAACAGGTATAGAATGCCTTTTGCTACAATTGTAGGCATAAATCATCATGGACAATCAATTCTTTTAGGCTGTGCACTAGTTACACATGAGGACACAAGATCATTCAAGTGGCTTTTTATGAATTGGCTCGAAGCAATGGGAAATATTCATCCTAATGCTATTTTAACCGATCAATGCGAAAGCATCAAGTCCGCTATCACTGATGTTATGCCTAACACTATTCATCGGTATTGCTTGTGGCATATCCTTTGCAAACTGCCTCAAAAGTTTAGGAATGTTGTTGAATTCAACAAGGCAATTATCGAATTCAAAGCTCTTGTATATGATAGTCTCACtattgaaatatttgagagGAATTGGAATGAATTCTTGATGAAGCATGGATTGGAAAGGAATGATTGGCTAAAGGACCTTTTTAATCAAAGGCAAAGTTGGGCACCAGTTTATCTGCATCATAATTTCTGGGGTGGTATGGTTTCTACTCAAAGTAGTGAGGGAATGCATGCTTTTTTTGATGGTTATGTTCACTCTATGAGCACACTCAAacaatttgttgaacaatatgagATTGCAATGAGTACTAAGATCCAGAAAGAGTTCCTGGCTGACTACGACTCGAAGTGTAAAGTGATTAAATGCATATCAGAGTTTGATTGGGAAATACAGTTCCAACAGGCATACACAAATTCAATGTTCAAGTTAGTTCAAAATGAGATCAGGCGCTTGTTGTACTGCCATGTTATTCCGCCAACTGAAGAGGAAGCAAGGGCAGCAGCTACTATGGTAGGTAtcgaaaaacataaaataatggAGAGATGCATATTAAATAATTGGTACCATAAGGAGTTTAGTTACACTGTTGAGTACAGAGAGAATGGTGATTATTTAAGTTGCAATTGcaataaatttgaattcaagGGCATACCTTGCTGCCACATTTTTAAGTTGATGTCCTTTAAAGACATGAAAGTTATCAATGAGAGATATATATTAAGGAGGTGgagaaaagatgttgtcaggcGCCATTCCAAGATTTTCTTTGCTGGAGGTTATCCTCACATGACTGATGAATTCAAGAAATTCAAGGAAGTGGAATGTTACTTTCAGGAATGTACTGATATGGCTTTTGGTAGTAGAGAGAAGATGGAGTTTATACAAAGACGCTTGGCAGCTCtgaagaatgatttaattaattggaatGATACTATGGCTGCTAATGAATCTATCACAATAAACACAGATCAGGATGGAGATCAGAATTTGGAAATTGGAGGTATGCCAATTTTGGATCCAAATGTTATTCGTGGTCGTGGAAGGCCGAGGAGTAATCGGTACAAATCATCACGGGAAGTTAATCAAAATAGAGGTAGGATTTCAACTCGTGGAGGTCGTGGGGCTCGTGGAGGTCGTAGGGCTCGTGGAGGTCGTCGTGCTCGTGGAAGTAATGATGATGAG ATTGAAGGTCAAGGATCACACATGATAGATTTGAATGAGACTGTAGTTGAAACTCAAGGTAGCCAAGCAATATGA
- the LOC127795882 gene encoding signaling peptide TAXIMIN 1-like, with product MCCGEDDCKCRPLGFLLGLPFAFLSLLLSVVGVVIWIVGLLLTCVFPCCLCVTVIVELALALIKAPFLVLKWFTDQIPC from the coding sequence atgtgctgCGGGGAGGACGATTGCAAGTGCAGGCCGCTGGGGTTCCTGCTGGGGCTGCCATTCGCCTTCTTGTCGCTGCTGCTGTCGGTGGTCGGCGTTGTGATATGGATCGTGGGTCTGCTCTTGACGTGCGTTTTCCCGTGCTGCTTGTGCGTGACGGTGATCGTGGAACTGGCCCTCGCGCTCATCAAGGCCCCCTTCCTCGTCTTGAAGTGGTTCACTGACCAGATCCCTTGCTAG
- the LOC127794118 gene encoding pentatricopeptide repeat-containing protein At1g28690, mitochondrial, whose protein sequence is MKNGMLPKIRTPIFSSNYCSKPCFPHNYFIPPAETDYLFHPPTASSLSSSLQHYINSDHPSHGRKIHSHILKIGFKPNTNITIKLVILHLKASCLAGARKVFDEMKQPTLSAYNYMISGYIKSGQVFESLDLVRRLIFSNERPDGFTFSMILKASTCDSVLSVGRGLGKQVHAQVVKSDVEADEVLCTVLVDSYVKSGRVDYARRVFDLMLEKNVICSTSMISGYMNEGFMEDAEYIFKRTREKDVVVYNAMIEGYSKSLDTAKKALELYIEMLRLDFRPTVSTFASIIGACSILSTLEVAQQVQAQLMKTEFFTNIKIGSALIDMYSKCGRIEDARRVFDLMPERNVFSWTSIIDGYGKNGNPDEALELFGRMQKERHAEPNYVTFLSALSACGHAGLVAKGQEIFDSMEKDYLMKPRMEHYACMVDLLGRAGSLNQAWELVMEMPEKPNSDVWAALLSACRLHGDVEMANIAANELFKLSNDGRPGAYIALSNTFAAAGKWDRVTELRELMKVRGIAKDTGFSWVGTDDGLKAFHVGQKM, encoded by the coding sequence ATGAAAAATGGCATGCTACCCAAAATCAGAACCCCCATTTTCTCTTCCAACTACTGCTCCAAGCCATGTTTTCCCCACAATTATTTCATCCCGCCAGCAGAGACCGACTACCTCTTCCACCCGCCAACTGCCTCGTCTCTCTCCTCTTCTCTGCAACACTACATCAACTCAGACCACCCGTCCCATGGCCGGAAGATCCACTCCCACATTCTCAAAATTGGGTTCAAGCCCAACACCAACATCACCATCAAACTAGTCATACTTCACCTTAAAGCTAGTTGTTTGGCGGGTGCACGAAAGGTGTTTGATGAAATGAAGCAACCAACGCTATCTGCTTACAATTACATGATTTCTGGATATATAAAAAGCGGGCAGGTCTTTGAGTCGCTGGATTTGGTTAGGAGATTGATTTTTTCAAATGAAAGGCCTGATGGTTTCACGTTTTCGATGATTTTGAAAGCTTCTACTTGTGACAGTGTTTTGTCAGTGGGGAGGGGTTTGGGGAAGCAGGTTCATGCCCAAGTGGTGAAATCTGATGTGGAAGCTGATGAGGTTCTTTGTACGGTGCTTGTTGATTCGTATGTTAAGAGCGGGAGAGTAGATTATGCAAGGAGAGTTTTTGATCTGATGCTGGAAAAGAATGTCATTTGTTCAACCTCGATGATTTCGGGGTACATGAATGAAGGTTTTATGGAAGATGCGGAGTATATATTCAAGAGAACGCGAGAAAAGGATGTTGTAGTTTATAATGCGATGATTGAAGGTTATAGCAAATCATTAGACACGGCTAAGAAGGCGCTTGAGCTTTATATTGAGATGCTTCGGCTGGATTTTAGGCCTACGGTATCCACTTTTGCAAGCATTATTGGGGCCTGCTCTATACTGTCAACTCTGGAAGTTGCCCAACAAGTCCAGGCTCAACTTATGAAGACTGAATTCTTCACCAACATAAAAATAGGAAGTGCTCTTATAGACATGTACTCAAAATGTGGAAGAATTGAGGATGCAAGACGAGTTTTTGACCTCATGCCTGAAAGGAATGTATTTTCATGGACTTCTATTATTGATGGATATGGCAAGAACGGAAATCCAGATGAAGCACTTGAGCTCTTTGGAAGAATGCAAAAAGAGCGACATGCTGAACCCAATTATGTTACATTCCTTAGCGCTCTGTCTGCTTGTGGGCATGCTGGTTTAGTCGCCAAAGGCCAAGAGATCTTTGATAGCATGGAGAAAGATTACTTGATGAAACCAAGGATGGAACATTACGCTTGCATGGTTGATCTCTTAGGGCGCGCTGGAAGTTTGAATCAGGCATGGGAGCTTGTCATGGAAATGCCTGAGAAACCTAATTCTGATGTCTGGGCTGCTTTACTTAGTGCCTGTCGACTGCATGGTGATGTAGAAATGGCAAACATAGCTGCCAACGAGCTTTTCAAGTTGAGTAATGATGGCCGTCCGGGGGCATATATTGCACTGTCCAATACTTTTGCAGCTGCCGGGAAATGGGATCGTGTAACTGAACTAAGGGAATTGATGAAGGTCAGGGGCATAGCCAAAGACACTGGCTTCAGTTGGGTTGGAACTGATGATGGTTTAAAAGCTTTCCATGTTGGACAGAAGATGTGA